The DNA sequence GGAGTATCAAAAACCCGGCCTTCTCTTACCTTCAAATGTTGCCTAACTTCGGAAAGCATAATTTGATCCCTTATAAAGATGAAGATGGTAATCAGTTGCGTTTCCGTGATGTTTGGTTTTCAAACCCTTACTGGAACATGAACGAGCATATCAATGAAGATCGCTCGAACCGTATCCTGACCAACCTTTCGCTTTATTACCGACCAATAAAGGGGCTGACCATTTCGGCAAAAGCCAATGGAGATATGTTTTTGAGAAAAGGGTATGAATTTACGCAATATGGATCCTCTTTTGATCCGGATGGTAAATATACCCACATGAGTTTCGACGTTTACAACTGGAACTTTGAAGGGATGGCAGTTTATAATAAGCGATGGAAAGATCAGTTCAGCTTGAATGCTACGCTCGGAACCAACGCTTATATTTATGACAACAAAAGCTCAAGAACAGTGATTGATCAGCTGTTAATGCGTGATCTGGCTTCGGTATCCAACAATGCGGGTATTGCACGGGTTACTCAGGGCTCATCAGCTTCGGTGATCAACTCGGTATTTAGTTCGGTTTCCTTGGGCTATAGAAGTACCTTCTTCCTTGATGGTACCATGAGAAATGACTGGTCTTCAACTTTGCCTTCTCATAACAACAGCTTCTTTTACCCATCGGCAGGTACAAGTATTGTATTTTCAGAATTTTTGTCCTCTCGACGCATCATTAACTTTGGTAAACTGAGAGCCTCTATTGCGCAGGTAGGTAACGGAACGCGTCCTTTCAGGGTGTTTGATTACCATAACTATGGCGGAATTTACAATGATATCCCTTGGACCTCCAACACGCCGAACCGTCAGAACCCTAATTTGCTGCCGGAAATTACCACTTCTCTTGAGTATGGGGTGGAGTTGAAATTACTTGACCGTGTGAATCTGAACGTTACTTATTACAATTCAGAGTCAAAAAACCAGATTGTAGATGTGCGCCTGCCGGGTTCTACCGGTTACAATACCGGAACCTATAATTCTGGCTCTCTGACCAACAAAGGTTGGGAGATTTACATGGGACTTGACGTTGTGAAAACGAAAAACTTCTCTTGGTCTGCGGATATCAACTGGTCGAATAACAGAACTTATGTAAATGACCTGGGCGCTTTAGATCGATTCAGACTTTCCAACTGGTTGGCAGTATCCTCTAATGCCGAGGCTGGCATGCCTTATGGCGTGATTCGTGGAAGAAAGCAGCGCATCGATCCAGTAACAAACACTGGTTTGGTATATGCTGACACCGGCCTGCCTGTTTTTGATGAAGATCAAATCATTGGTAACGCACAACGCGACTGGACTGGTGGGGTGAAAAACACCTTTACTTACAAAGGGATCTCGCTTGGTGTTTTGGTGGATGTAGCCTGGGGAGGGAAAGTATTCTCCGCTTCACGCCAACGACAAGGACAGTATGGCGTGGCGACATATACACTATATGGCCGTGACGAACACTTGTTCTCCAGCAGAATATTGAGTGAAAGTAATGAAGAGCGCAGAGGGGAAGGCCTTTTTGGTAACCCTTATGAGGATGATCGCAGCAAAGGGGCATTGTACCCAGGAACAAAATACGAGCAGTTTGATCCGGATGGTGATGGCAATGGCGTTTGGGTAGCAACAGGCAAGCCGAATGATGTTTATATCCCTTCTAATACTTGGGCATTTCAGGCCATCAACGATAACCCTCGTGCAACCTTTGATGCTTCTTATGTGAAGCTGAGGGAAATTACTTTGGGCTATGACTTGCCAACCAAAGCACTTGGGCCATTCAAAGCAGTAAGAGTTTCAGCAGTGGGTCGTAATGTGGCTATTTTGCATCAGAACACCCCTAAAGGGATTGACCCTGAGGCTGCAGCAGGTCTGGGGATCGAGTTTGCATCCTTCCTGCCAACGGCTTCTTACGGTTTCAATGTCAAACTATCATTCTAAACACAGCCATGAGAAAATACCTTAACACATTGACCTTATGCTTGTCGCTGCTGATCGGATTGATGGCCGCATGTACAAGTAACTTTGACGATATCAATAAAAACGAATATGTTTTCAAAGACACCGAAGTGGAGTTTCTGCTGCCAGGTGTGATGAAAAGTACCCTCGACCTGGTTGGGGGAGAGATGAACACCTACATGTTTCTGCCATATGCGCATTATGCTGGCGGACAGCAAGGGGTGATGCCAGAATTCTTCTACGAGCAGGTTTGGACCGATGGCTGGTGGAGACGATGGTATGTTCAGGTGATGAAAAACCTGGATGAAATCGAACGAATTCATAACGTGGACAATAAATACGCTAACCGTATTGCCATTGCAAGAATCTGGAAAAATTATGCTTATTCAGTAATGGTTTCCACTTACGGAATGGTGCCTTTTGAAGAGGCGCTCAATGCACCGGACGATATTAAAGATGGGATTTTCAACAAGTTCGATAATGAGGAATTGATCTATGAGACCATCCTCACCGACCTGAAAGCTCAAAGTGATTCACTGACGATCAATATCGATAAGGATGTCTTTAAAAATGACCCTATTTACAGCGGTAGCAATGATAACTGGATCCGTTTTGCCAACAGCTTAAGACTGAAAATCGCCATGCGAGTTTCTGATGCTTTTCCTGAGCTTGCCGCAACGCATGTGAATGAAATCATGAACAATGATTTGCCAATGATTGAGGACAATATGCAAAATGCTGTACTCGATTTTGGGACCATCGAAGAAAACTGGTCATTTATCTATTCCAACGCGGTCAATAGAAACAACCTCTTCCTGTGGCCAAAAATGAACCATCAGTTCATGGTTTATCTCAAATCTTTCAAGGATCCCCGTACTTCGGTATTCGCTGATCCTGCCAAAAAGCCTTTTGAGTTTGTAGATACTTTATTCTCTCAGGCGACCAATGCAGAGGTGGCGGTTCGTTATAAAGTGCCATATGTAGGCTGGCCATTGGCGAGAAATTACGTGTTGCCTGACTGGGATCTGGATCCTAACTTGAACCCCTTGCAATCTACTGAAAGAGACAATTTTGCTGATTTCAATGAGGATTACCTCAAGCAGGATATGGCTTTCCCAATTGTTACTGCCGCACAGGTAAGTTTCTTGAAGGCTGAGGCGGTTGTTCGTGGCTGGGGTGCTGGGCAGTCGGCACAGGAAAATTACCTAAATGGTATCGCACATTCTTTTGCTCAACATGGCATCCCAAGTTTAGCCTTTGATGAATATATCGAGCAGGATGGTGTTAAGTGGGGAACGGTCAGTGAAGGTGACCTGAACTTTTGTGGAATTGTTAGCTCTTCGGTAACTGAAGACCCACTCGAAAAGATCATTACCCAGAGATGGATCGCAGATTTTAACCAAGGTCACGATGGCTGGTGTCTGCAAAAAAGAACCCGCAGGATGATCATGAGCCCACACTTGTTGCCATCCCGTAATTTGGCGTTGCGTTACCTGGATTTCCCAGAGCGTGTAGTTTACGGGGCTGATGAGCGTAACCTTAATACCAAAGGTTACAATGGCATGCTTGAGGTTCAAGGTGGCGACGATATGACCACCCCAATTAAAATCAGTAAGTCGAAAGATCACCTGCCAGCGTGGGAAAAATACCCTGCAAAATGGTCATGGGATTTTGTACACGCTTATTATGGTGAGAATGTCGAAGACCTCGATAAGGCTGGGGTTGCATATGAGATAATTAAATAAATGCTGAGCGAGATGAAAAATATTAATTATATATTATTGTTGGCGGTATCAGCGATGCTGTGGTCATGTAATAATGATGTCCCAACAGCTGACGACCACTTTTTGAATTATGAAATTCCTGATGTGGCTCCAGAGTTTGATTATACCGTAGGTGCCCATTATGGTGGTTTTACCTGGAACTCGAGAATGAAGGAAGTGCCCGTTTTAGGCAATTATACCTTCAACGATCCGGCGGTTTATGAACAGCATGTAAAATGGGCAAAGCAGGGCGGCATTGATTTCTTTATCATGAATTTGCGCTCGGCTTATGTACCCAATCAGTTTACGCAGGACAGTACCTACCTTGCAGGATTGCAAGAAGTGGAGAATGCTGCTGAACTTAATTTTGCACTCGCATATAATTATGCTGCCATGGGCTTGAGCAACGAAAACCGTATTGAAAACTCCGTAGCTGGTGTAGATGCCATGGTGGAGGATTTCAAAAAAATGACGGTATTCTTTGATAAAGAAAACTATCAGAAGGTAGGCAACAAGTTTGTGGTTTATATCCGTCAGGCGCAGGATTTACATGCTCATGACAATCAGGCAGTTTTTGCCAAAATCCGGGAGGAAATGGCCAATTACGGAGAAGGTTATGAACTGTATCTGATTGCTGAACAATGGCAATGGACGCCTCCTATGCGTTATGCCTTCCGCTTCAAAAATGGGGTGGACGCGGTGTCGCATGTTTCTTATGCTTTGGTGGACCAGGCTTCTTATGACCGATACGTGATGTTCCACCAATATACCGATCAGGCTTTGGTGTATTCAAGAGATGTCCTTTCGGAAAATGACTTGGACTATGTCCCTCAGTTTTCACCCTCCTTTACGGGCAAAATTTTAAATTCTGCAGCAAAAACTTATGACTGGCCGAAGGATGAACAATGGTTCATTACCAATTGTAACATCGCCAAAAGAAGTGCTTCGGCAACGAGAATGGTGATTTTGGACAGCTTTAACAACTGGAGCCTCGATAAGCAGGTAGAGCCAGCCCAAAGCTATGGTGATGACTACCTGAAGATCCTCAGAAGTCAATTTAAAGTGAACTAAACCTACAGTGATGAGAAAGATTTTTTTATTTTTTATAGGGCTCATCGCCTTTTCTGCCTGTCAGAAGGTAGAAGAAGAAAACCTGGTATTCAGGGAGTCCATTCAAAACCCCAACGGTACTTTGAGTGTCCGTGGGGTAGCTGACTACAGCGAATTTATCAGCTTGGTGAGCACACAAAACCCGCTATATGACCAGGCAGTACTGATGGGTGAAAATTCGATCAGTTTGCAGGGAAAAGAGGTCGGTAATGCGGTAGCTTCTCTTTTTGAGGCGACCATCCCGCTGCTCGATGTGTTGGTAACACCTGCAAATGCAACTTTTCAATATAATGATGACAGCACGCAGCTCACACTAAATTATCGATTGGTGATGATGTCGCAGCCGGAAGATGAAACGCAGGAGTCTGTAATGGAAACCAATTTCATCAGCCAGGTCATTACCCTTAGCGATTCATTGGTAGAGCACCGTTATGCTTCCAGTGCCAATGCAGATCAGCAAGGTCAGGAGTTTATGATGATTAGCAGAACACCTAACAATGTGTCAGGAGAAATTAAGCTGTTTTTCAGTGAAAATGCGACAGAAGAGTTGCCCGATTTGAGTACTAAATACACCCGAAATGCAGACGGCTGGACGGTAGCGGTGAGTACAGATGGCAAGACCGAAATCAGCAACACATTCATAGAAGATCAAAATGGGAATGCGCTTGGAGGAGAGGTTATGCAATCTGAGGAGGAGTCTTTGAAGTTCACTTCTACTTATGATAAGGCCATACAGGGCGGAGCATACATGGATGGCAATGGGGTAACCACTGACTGGAAGAGTAACCTGGTACCGTTCCATTTGTTGGAGGTATTTGGAGAAATGAAGGCGGTAAAATTAACCATTGATCAGACTTCGGCAGGGGCAACGTTTGCCAACAATATTGTTCCGATGATTCAGATTTACAATGGGTATTTACCTTATTTCACACCAACCGATGAAGTGGTGGTAACCTTCAAAGAGGTGGAAGGATACAAAGCAGTGTCCAATGCTTTTGAGGTTAGTAACACGAAAGTTGTCTATGATATTATTCTTCAGGATGATCGTACTGTTCACCGTGTTTATCAGGAAAATGATGACGAAGTAATGGAGCTGTTTCTTGATGCCTATGAACTGAATGCCACCAAGGAAGGGGTGATTAAGGAGCCTACTGCTGAAGGGGAACTGAATCACCGTCACGATTATTTCCATTTACTGACATTGACCATCAGTGGGGAAGAGCAGTCGATGGAAGTATTGAAGCCTTTACCAATTGCCGAGGGACAAGATGGTCCTGATGACATCCGTCGACAGGAATTTATCTTTACGCTCAATGGCGATATGGGAAATATCCAACGTCACACTAACGTTACAGCCTTCCCTGTTGGGGAAGATAAGGGCGGGCCTTATCATGTTCGATATATTGCTGATTGGACTGATGCAGGAATGCATGGCGTTTATACTTTGAACTCTCCCTGGTGGAATAACCCCATCGAGGAAAACGTTTCCTGGTAAAATATAATTTGGTTAATTTCAAAAGAGAGGGTGTGAAAGCGCCCTCTCTTAAATTTTTAGCGATGAGCAGACAATCCATTTTTCTTTTTTTCTTTTTCCTTATTGTAAATCAGTCTTTTGCTGATAATAAAGACCACTTTATTAAAAGTGGAGACCCTGAGTTGGATGCGGTACGCCAAGAGGTGGTGCAGGCGCCGACCGATCGGGGAAATTTTAAATTTCGGGCGATCAAGATGAAATTGTGGGCGGCGATGTTACAGCAACAGGGCGTACCTTTGCCGGAATATGTGGCGGTGGATAATGCGCTGAATAAGGTTACCCGATGGAATAATTTAAGGTTTGGCGGGGAGCCTCAGCAGTTCAGTGCTTCGCAGGTTGCGGAGCTGAGTGATATCATTGGTCGTGGATACCAGGTATTGGAAAAATACCAAAAGCAGGCTTCTACTCAACCGTCCTTGGCTTTCACTTCTTCAGAACAGCCGATTGATGCTGCTACCCAAAAAGAGATTCCATGGACTTCTTATAAGGGCAATAAAAACCTGAGTGGATACACCGGTGCCAATGGCCCAACCAAAGGAGAAATGGCCTGGAAATTCCCTGTCGGACTGGCTTGGGAAGTACAGCCTCAGATTGAAGGTGATAGAGTGTATTTGTCGTCGCCTGGCGTGCGAACCAATATGTTTTGTGTGGATCTGAAAACAGGTGAGGAGCACTGGAAAACACAGCAAATTATTGAGATCATGGGCGACCAGCTCTACCATGCTCCCAATAATCAGAGTACGCCAGTAGTGTTGAAAGATAAAATATTGTTCAGAGAGTTGGGCGCAAGAGGGAATTCTGGCCCAACGAAGGAAATTGTGGTGGTCGATAAAATCACCGGTAAAATTGAGCGTGAAATCTTGGCCGGGCATGTAGATTATCGTGCAGGAAATGCGCCTTTTGATGCTGATGAAGACTTGGTGGTTTATACCTTCGGGATTCAGGATATTCATGATACGCCACCGAAAACTCAGGCGGCCAATCGCGTGATCGGGAAAAATATTAAAACAGGTAAAGTGATGTGGGATTATATGGTTGGCTATACTTTCGCCGAACCTGTATTGCATCAAAAAAGAGTCTATGTCGGAACGCAGGACGGCTATATGTATTCTTGGGATGCGACCAAAAGACAATTTTACAGACCAAAACCTCAGTGGCAGTTCCGTGCCGGCGGGCCGATCAACAAACAACCATTGGTGTTGAATGATCGCCTGATTTTTGGTGCGAATGACGGCAAAGTTTATTGTTTGAATAATAAGACAGGAGCATTGATTTGGGAATTTCAGGCGGAAGATGTTCAGGAACATGCCTTCAGTCATTTCACCACACCATTTGTTTCGGATAACAAAGTATTTATCGGTGCAGCTAATGGACATTTGTATGGTTTGGACTTGGAAAGCGGAAAAGAAATCATGGATTTCAAAGCCGATGACTGGATCAAGTCGGCGCCGGTAGCCAAAGGAAATCAAGTGTTCTTTGCTACTTTGAAAGGAACCCTTTATGGAGTAGAAATCAAGAAAGGAAAAGTAAAAACCTTATTTGAAAAGCATATCGCTCACCATCCGATTTTGGCGGATTTAGCCATAAAGGATGATATTATCTTGGTCAACGATACCGACCTCTATGCACACGCGATTTCCACCAAAGGAAAGACGCTTTGGAAGAAGAGTTTGATTGAATCTTTTGAGAAGGATGGTAATCGTATTTTAACCGATCAGATTGCGGGTGGAGCCTATTATCAGTCTAAACCTACCGCTTCGAATAATACCATTTATTTCGGAACGCCGATGCGCTTTGTTTTTGCTGTCGATAGCGAAACAGGTAAAGAAAAATGGAAGTTTGAACTGGGGGCCTCTATTTCCGGTGCGCCGACCATCTATAAGGATAAAATCTATGTCGGTCAGCAAGGTGGCGAAGATGAATTTTACTGCCTCGATGCTAAAACTGGAGATCTGATCTGGTCGCAGAAAGTGGACTGGGTGTGGGGATCGGCGACAGTTTCCGATGGTATGGTGTATGTTCCGGGTATCGACGGTTATGCCTGGGCTTTGGATGCCAATAACGGACAGATCGTCTGGCGACAGCCATTCAGCAAGTCGGTTTGTAGTGAGCCTGCCGTGGATGATGAACGTGTATATTTCGGCTGTTGGGATGATTACCTGAAGGCTTTCGATAAAAAGACTGGTGAGATCATCTGGCAATTCAATGGTGCTGGTACCGACTCCGGTGTGGCGATTGTCAAGGATGGAAAAATCTTTGTCAAGAATAAATGTATCGATGCCAAAACTGGCGAGTTGCTTTGGGAATTCAAGGATGGCAACAACATTTTTAATATTACGCCTGCAGTCCATGATGGGAAAGTCTATATGTCATGCTGGCATGGCCTCGGCCTTGGTGGTGTCTGTGTGGAGGCCGTGGTTTATTGTATCGATATCGACAGTGGCAATTTGCTTTGGACGCAGAATGGTGCAGGCTTGAGCAGTCCCGTGATCGGTGGGGAAGGTGATGTTTATTTTCCAAGCATTGCCGATCCATATTTCTATTGTGTGGATGCCAATGGCAATGGGGATGGAACGACGAAAGTCAAATGGATGTACCAAATGGGCAACAAAGTGGAGGAATCAACGCCCGCACTTTACAAGGGAAAAGCCTATGTGATGTCATCGGATGGCTATATGCACGCGATTCAATAAACTATTATTTGGTTCAATAATTTTAGCTTGGTTCAAGCGTCCCGCTTGGATCAGCCAATAAATTTAGGTCGCAGTCCAAGCGAGACGCTTGAACTATGGTGGCCTTTAACAACTCATTAATTGGTCGTAGGCTCCTACCTGCGACCAATCCAAAAATTCAAACCTATGAAACCATTTTTTTATTTTACTATTTTAGTCGCCTTTTTGAATACTTCCTGTCGGCAGGCTGAAGTGAAGGAATCCACCACTGAAACCACGCAATTTACCCATTATGTAAATCCATTTATTGGGACAGGCGGACATGGCCACACTTTTCCTGGTGCGACGCTTCCTCATGGAATGGTACAATTAAGCCCCGATACCAAAACCAACGGTTGGGATGCCTGCGGAGGTTATCATTTTGACGATCATTCGATTATCGGTTTCAGCCATACCCACCTGAGTGGTACAGGAATTGCCGATTACGGTGATGTCCTTTTCATGCCGATTGTGGGCGAAAAACCATTGGTTCGTGGCGAAGATAATGATCCGGACAAAGGCTACCGTTCTCGTTTCAGTCACGATCAAGAGTCCTCAAAACCGGGCTATTATAGCGTTCAGCTGTTAGATGATCAGATTCATGCTGAACTGACGACTACGCTCAGAACAGGTTTTCATCGTTACACTTATCCAAAAGGAGCTACCCCAAAATTGATCATCGATCTAACACATGTGTTACAGGAAAGATTTAATAAAAATCAGGTGAATGAATTTAAGGTAGTCAATAAAAATACTTTACAAGGAAAGAAAAATACCAAAGGTTGGGCAAAAGATCAAACCATCTATTTCTATGCTGAGTTCAATCAGGATTTTGATATTCAATTTTTCAAAGATACCGTAGCGGTTGATGCTAAAGAAGAATTAACGGCCAAGCGCGCAAAAGCGATCTTGACTTTCAAGAATTCAGACCAACCCTTATTGGCAAAAGTAGGTATCTCAGCAGTGGATTTTGAGGGAGCCAAGAACAATCTGATGACTGAAAACGCACTGTGGGACTTTGATCAAGTAGTGGCTTCGGCAGAAAGAACTTGGAATGATGCCCTTGCTGTGATTGAGGTGGAAGATGAACAATTGGAGCAGAAGAAAATCCTTTACACTTCCTTGTATCATACGCTTATTCAGCCGAACGTTTTCTCTGATGTGGATGGTCGATATTTGAAAATGGACAAGATGATCGGACAGTTGGAAGAAGGAGAAAAGATGCACACGGTATTTTCTCTTTGGGATACTTTCCGGGCGTATCATCCTTTACAGACTATTATTGCACCTGAAGAGAACGAACAGTACATCCGTAACCTTTTGAGCAAATACCAAGAGGGAGGCATCTTGC is a window from the Persicobacter psychrovividus genome containing:
- a CDS encoding SusC/RagA family TonB-linked outer membrane protein; translated protein: MKINIKYFLTVGLFLLFSSLTTYAQQVQVAGKVIDTDGAPLLGATVQIEGTTNGTITDMEGKFSITYNKGPEKKLHISFIGYKDQSILIGNQANIEVILAADVQELSEVVVTALGVKRETKSLVYAQQGVDSESMKEARSQNFIQTLAGKAAGLQISASQTATGSNKVLIRGVSSLTGNNAPLYIVDGIPLENENQDKGVAVWTGMGTQNLDMGDPLAQINPDDIEDIQVLKGANASALYGSRAGNGVIIITTKKAKKRKKGDLGVTVNSNWMWQQVNQWPDYQYVYGSGMGGAVTLDRQWLDEETGLPMIAGSAQAYGGPLLGYEVIDVTGERGRYLADKNNVRDIYQTGLTAANSVSLETASDKGWLRFSFTDTQSKWMIKNQEELDRKNFTLRAHMKMSPKLSADATMLYTHENVKNRMFPNGSIKNPAFSYLQMLPNFGKHNLIPYKDEDGNQLRFRDVWFSNPYWNMNEHINEDRSNRILTNLSLYYRPIKGLTISAKANGDMFLRKGYEFTQYGSSFDPDGKYTHMSFDVYNWNFEGMAVYNKRWKDQFSLNATLGTNAYIYDNKSSRTVIDQLLMRDLASVSNNAGIARVTQGSSASVINSVFSSVSLGYRSTFFLDGTMRNDWSSTLPSHNNSFFYPSAGTSIVFSEFLSSRRIINFGKLRASIAQVGNGTRPFRVFDYHNYGGIYNDIPWTSNTPNRQNPNLLPEITTSLEYGVELKLLDRVNLNVTYYNSESKNQIVDVRLPGSTGYNTGTYNSGSLTNKGWEIYMGLDVVKTKNFSWSADINWSNNRTYVNDLGALDRFRLSNWLAVSSNAEAGMPYGVIRGRKQRIDPVTNTGLVYADTGLPVFDEDQIIGNAQRDWTGGVKNTFTYKGISLGVLVDVAWGGKVFSASRQRQGQYGVATYTLYGRDEHLFSSRILSESNEERRGEGLFGNPYEDDRSKGALYPGTKYEQFDPDGDGNGVWVATGKPNDVYIPSNTWAFQAINDNPRATFDASYVKLREITLGYDLPTKALGPFKAVRVSAVGRNVAILHQNTPKGIDPEAAAGLGIEFASFLPTASYGFNVKLSF
- a CDS encoding SusD/RagB family nutrient-binding outer membrane lipoprotein encodes the protein MRKYLNTLTLCLSLLIGLMAACTSNFDDINKNEYVFKDTEVEFLLPGVMKSTLDLVGGEMNTYMFLPYAHYAGGQQGVMPEFFYEQVWTDGWWRRWYVQVMKNLDEIERIHNVDNKYANRIAIARIWKNYAYSVMVSTYGMVPFEEALNAPDDIKDGIFNKFDNEELIYETILTDLKAQSDSLTINIDKDVFKNDPIYSGSNDNWIRFANSLRLKIAMRVSDAFPELAATHVNEIMNNDLPMIEDNMQNAVLDFGTIEENWSFIYSNAVNRNNLFLWPKMNHQFMVYLKSFKDPRTSVFADPAKKPFEFVDTLFSQATNAEVAVRYKVPYVGWPLARNYVLPDWDLDPNLNPLQSTERDNFADFNEDYLKQDMAFPIVTAAQVSFLKAEAVVRGWGAGQSAQENYLNGIAHSFAQHGIPSLAFDEYIEQDGVKWGTVSEGDLNFCGIVSSSVTEDPLEKIITQRWIADFNQGHDGWCLQKRTRRMIMSPHLLPSRNLALRYLDFPERVVYGADERNLNTKGYNGMLEVQGGDDMTTPIKISKSKDHLPAWEKYPAKWSWDFVHAYYGENVEDLDKAGVAYEIIK
- a CDS encoding PQQ-binding-like beta-propeller repeat protein, translating into MSRQSIFLFFFFLIVNQSFADNKDHFIKSGDPELDAVRQEVVQAPTDRGNFKFRAIKMKLWAAMLQQQGVPLPEYVAVDNALNKVTRWNNLRFGGEPQQFSASQVAELSDIIGRGYQVLEKYQKQASTQPSLAFTSSEQPIDAATQKEIPWTSYKGNKNLSGYTGANGPTKGEMAWKFPVGLAWEVQPQIEGDRVYLSSPGVRTNMFCVDLKTGEEHWKTQQIIEIMGDQLYHAPNNQSTPVVLKDKILFRELGARGNSGPTKEIVVVDKITGKIEREILAGHVDYRAGNAPFDADEDLVVYTFGIQDIHDTPPKTQAANRVIGKNIKTGKVMWDYMVGYTFAEPVLHQKRVYVGTQDGYMYSWDATKRQFYRPKPQWQFRAGGPINKQPLVLNDRLIFGANDGKVYCLNNKTGALIWEFQAEDVQEHAFSHFTTPFVSDNKVFIGAANGHLYGLDLESGKEIMDFKADDWIKSAPVAKGNQVFFATLKGTLYGVEIKKGKVKTLFEKHIAHHPILADLAIKDDIILVNDTDLYAHAISTKGKTLWKKSLIESFEKDGNRILTDQIAGGAYYQSKPTASNNTIYFGTPMRFVFAVDSETGKEKWKFELGASISGAPTIYKDKIYVGQQGGEDEFYCLDAKTGDLIWSQKVDWVWGSATVSDGMVYVPGIDGYAWALDANNGQIVWRQPFSKSVCSEPAVDDERVYFGCWDDYLKAFDKKTGEIIWQFNGAGTDSGVAIVKDGKIFVKNKCIDAKTGELLWEFKDGNNIFNITPAVHDGKVYMSCWHGLGLGGVCVEAVVYCIDIDSGNLLWTQNGAGLSSPVIGGEGDVYFPSIADPYFYCVDANGNGDGTTKVKWMYQMGNKVEESTPALYKGKAYVMSSDGYMHAIQ
- a CDS encoding GH92 family glycosyl hydrolase, whose amino-acid sequence is MKPFFYFTILVAFLNTSCRQAEVKESTTETTQFTHYVNPFIGTGGHGHTFPGATLPHGMVQLSPDTKTNGWDACGGYHFDDHSIIGFSHTHLSGTGIADYGDVLFMPIVGEKPLVRGEDNDPDKGYRSRFSHDQESSKPGYYSVQLLDDQIHAELTTTLRTGFHRYTYPKGATPKLIIDLTHVLQERFNKNQVNEFKVVNKNTLQGKKNTKGWAKDQTIYFYAEFNQDFDIQFFKDTVAVDAKEELTAKRAKAILTFKNSDQPLLAKVGISAVDFEGAKNNLMTENALWDFDQVVASAERTWNDALAVIEVEDEQLEQKKILYTSLYHTLIQPNVFSDVDGRYLKMDKMIGQLEEGEKMHTVFSLWDTFRAYHPLQTIIAPEENEQYIRNLLSKYQEGGILPKWELAANYTGTMIGAHAISVITDAYAKGHGNFDVELAMEAMKRSSMYDSSNILAPNKRVLNKMMAPGKYYNETLGFIPGDKDIESVAKAMEFAYNDWALGAFAKSIGQKEDAQYFTDRSKHYKKYFDASTGFMRGKMSDGSWRTPFDPQASKHRKDDYCEGNAWQWTWFVPHDVAGLTALMGGQEKAITKLDQFFSMSSEITGGHRSNDISGMIGQYAHGNEPGHHTTFFYNYLGQPYKTQALVDSVMYHYYFNDPNGVAGNEDCGQMSAWFILNASGIYQFCPGETTYTIGRPIFKNFKYNLPNGKAFEVKTVNNSQTNKYVQKVSLNGKELSTPFIDYQDIAKGGLLEFEMGDQPNKEWGKSQQI